In a single window of the Papaver somniferum cultivar HN1 chromosome 8, ASM357369v1, whole genome shotgun sequence genome:
- the LOC113303972 gene encoding malonate--CoA ligase-like isoform X1 → MNSFKASNYFFKKPKNTIFHYHHLLRYLCTIKESSFSLSDRPNLGFQFIDHRKRRRRIPSIFLTCSSRSYSSSSSSTFMEVAKAAIRKGSAAADKIGIRAEGNNYSNFQLISTAVKICNDILRNAPEAVKDTGNLGGARVGIVAKPSAELVAGLLGTWLAGGCAVPLALSYPEAELSYVMNDADVSMILSTQDHQVLMESIAAKCSAHFSVVPSVPSSISTASTDEHPQDLQVDEIKTSKEAQGDDIALILYTSGTTGKPKGVVHTHKGILAQVQMLIEAWEYSSADRILNCLPLHHVHGLFNALFAPLYAGAVVEFMPKFSVSGIWQRWRESYPKDGTKLDDAVTVFTGVPTMYTRFLQGYEAMDPDLQATSASAASQLRLMMCGSSALPYPIMKQWEIITGHWLLERYGMTEFVMALSNPLKGLRKGGTVGKPLPGVEAKILLDDGAGNDTNGVGELCIRSPSQFKEYWKRPEVTKESFIEGGFFLTGDTVKVDEDGYYVILGRTNADIMKVGGYKLSALEIEAVILEHPVVSECCVLGLPDKDYGEAVTAIIVPEADAKQRAKEEFKPAVCLEELQLWAKDKLAPYKIPTRLILWDSLPRNAMGKVNKKELKTKLDC, encoded by the exons ATGAATTCATTTAAAGCTTCCAACTACTTcttcaaaaaacctaaaaatactatctttcattatcatcatcttcttcgttATCTATGTACAATTAAAGAATCTTCATTTTCACTGTCTGATAGACCAAACCTAGGGTTTCAATTCATTGACCatcgaaaaagaagaagaagaattcctAGTATTTTCCTCACTTGTTCCTCACGTTCGTATTCAT catcatcatcatctacaTTCATGGAGGTAGCAAAAGCAGCTATTAGGAAGGGATCTGCGGCTGCAGATAAAATTGGGATCAGAGCTGAAGGAAATAACTACAGTAATTTTCAACTCATCAGTACTGCTGTGAAGATATGCAATGACATTCTGAGAAAT GCACCTGAAGCAGTGAAAGACACAGGAAATCTTGGTGGAGCTCGGgtaggaattgtggctaagccatCAGCTGAATTAGTTGCGGGTTTGCTTGGGACTTGGCTTGCTGGTGGATGTGCAGTTCCACTTGCACTCAGCTATCCAGAAGCTGAGCTTTCTTATGTTATGAATGATGCG GATGTTTCCATGATTTTAAGCACACAAGATCATCAAGTTCTTATGGAGAGTATTGCTGCCAAAtgttctgctcatttttctgtcGTTCCTTCAGTTCCCAGTTCTATATCAACGGCAAGTACAGATGAACATCCACAGGATTTACAAGTGGATGAAATTAAAACCTCGAAAGAGGCCCAAG GAGATGACATTGCATTGATTTTATATACTAGTGGTACAACAGGCAAACCAAAAGGAGTGGTTCACACACACAAGGGAATTCTTGCACAG GTCCAAATGTTGATAGAGGCGTGGGAATATTCATCTGCAGATCGAATTTTAAATTGCCTACCTCTGCACC ATGTTCATGGGCTCTTTAATGCCTTATTTGCTCCTCTCTATGCCGGTGCAGTG GTTGAGTTCATGCCAAAATTTAGTGTGAGTGGAATCTGGCAGAGATGGCGTGAATCATATCCAAAAGATGGAACTAAGTTGGATGATGCTGTTACTGTGTTTACAGGA GTTCCAACCATGTACACTAGATTTTTACAAGGATACGAAGCGATGGATCCAGACTTACAAGCTACTTCAGCCTCAGCTGCAAGCCAGTTGCGTCTTATG ATGTGTGGTTCCTCTGCACTTCCTTATCCCATTATGAAGCAGTGGGAAATCATAACAGGCCATTGGCTTTTAGAACGTTATGGCATGACTGAG TTTGTTATGGCACTTTCAAACCCCTTGAAAGGTTTGAGAAAGGGAGGAACTGTTGGAAAGCCACTACCTGGTGTGGAG GCTAAAATTCTTTTAGATGATGGCGCTGGGAATGACACAAACGGAGTAGGCGAGCTTTGTATTAGAAGCCCTTCACAGTTTAAGGAATACTGGAAGCGACCAGAG GTGACAAAGGAATCTTTTATTGAAGGTGGGTTCTTTCTGACTGGGGATACAGTTAAAGTTGACGAGGATGGATACTACGTTATTTTGGGAC GTACAAATGCAGATATCATGAAGGTCGGTGGTTACAAGTTATCTGCATTAGAGATTGAAGCAGTGATTTTAGAG CACCCGGTCGTGTCAGAGTGTTGTGTACTAGGTTTACCAGATAAAGACTATGGAGAAGCTGTCACTGCGATAATCGTACCCGAGGCAGATGCAAAGCAAAGAGCAAAAGAAGAGTTCAAACCAGCTGTCTGCTTAGAAGAACTACAGTTGTGGGCTAAGGATAAACTTGCTCCGTACAAA ATTCCAACGAGGTTGATATTGTGGGATTCACTTCCCCGCAATGCCATGGGAAAG GTGAACAAGAAGGAGCTAAAGACCAAGCTCGATTGCTGA
- the LOC113303972 gene encoding malonate--CoA ligase-like isoform X2 produces the protein MNSFKASNYFFKKPKNTIFHYHHLLRYLCTIKESSFSLSDRPNLGFQFIDHRKRRRRIPSIFLTCSSRSYSSSSSSTFMEVAKAAIRKGSAAADKIGIRAEGNNYSNFQLISTAVKICNDILRNAPEAVKDTGNLGGARVGIVAKPSAELVAGLLGTWLAGGCAVPLALSYPEAELSYVMNDADVSMILSTQDHQVLMESIAAKCSAHFSVVPSVPSSISTASTDEHPQDLQVDEIKTSKEAQGDDIALILYTSGTTGKPKGVVHTHKGILAQVQMLIEAWEYSSADRILNCLPLHHVHGLFNALFAPLYAGAVVEFMPKFSVSGIWQRWRESYPKDGTKLDDAVTVFTGVPTMYTRFLQGYEAMDPDLQATSASAASQLRLMMCGSSALPYPIMKQWEIITGHWLLERYGMTEFVMALSNPLKGLRKGGTVGKPLPGVEAKILLDDGAGNDTNGVGELCIRSPSQFKEYWKRPEVTKESFIEGGFFLTGDTVKVDEDGYYVILGHIMKVGGYKLSALEIEAVILEHPVVSECCVLGLPDKDYGEAVTAIIVPEADAKQRAKEEFKPAVCLEELQLWAKDKLAPYKIPTRLILWDSLPRNAMGKVNKKELKTKLDC, from the exons ATGAATTCATTTAAAGCTTCCAACTACTTcttcaaaaaacctaaaaatactatctttcattatcatcatcttcttcgttATCTATGTACAATTAAAGAATCTTCATTTTCACTGTCTGATAGACCAAACCTAGGGTTTCAATTCATTGACCatcgaaaaagaagaagaagaattcctAGTATTTTCCTCACTTGTTCCTCACGTTCGTATTCAT catcatcatcatctacaTTCATGGAGGTAGCAAAAGCAGCTATTAGGAAGGGATCTGCGGCTGCAGATAAAATTGGGATCAGAGCTGAAGGAAATAACTACAGTAATTTTCAACTCATCAGTACTGCTGTGAAGATATGCAATGACATTCTGAGAAAT GCACCTGAAGCAGTGAAAGACACAGGAAATCTTGGTGGAGCTCGGgtaggaattgtggctaagccatCAGCTGAATTAGTTGCGGGTTTGCTTGGGACTTGGCTTGCTGGTGGATGTGCAGTTCCACTTGCACTCAGCTATCCAGAAGCTGAGCTTTCTTATGTTATGAATGATGCG GATGTTTCCATGATTTTAAGCACACAAGATCATCAAGTTCTTATGGAGAGTATTGCTGCCAAAtgttctgctcatttttctgtcGTTCCTTCAGTTCCCAGTTCTATATCAACGGCAAGTACAGATGAACATCCACAGGATTTACAAGTGGATGAAATTAAAACCTCGAAAGAGGCCCAAG GAGATGACATTGCATTGATTTTATATACTAGTGGTACAACAGGCAAACCAAAAGGAGTGGTTCACACACACAAGGGAATTCTTGCACAG GTCCAAATGTTGATAGAGGCGTGGGAATATTCATCTGCAGATCGAATTTTAAATTGCCTACCTCTGCACC ATGTTCATGGGCTCTTTAATGCCTTATTTGCTCCTCTCTATGCCGGTGCAGTG GTTGAGTTCATGCCAAAATTTAGTGTGAGTGGAATCTGGCAGAGATGGCGTGAATCATATCCAAAAGATGGAACTAAGTTGGATGATGCTGTTACTGTGTTTACAGGA GTTCCAACCATGTACACTAGATTTTTACAAGGATACGAAGCGATGGATCCAGACTTACAAGCTACTTCAGCCTCAGCTGCAAGCCAGTTGCGTCTTATG ATGTGTGGTTCCTCTGCACTTCCTTATCCCATTATGAAGCAGTGGGAAATCATAACAGGCCATTGGCTTTTAGAACGTTATGGCATGACTGAG TTTGTTATGGCACTTTCAAACCCCTTGAAAGGTTTGAGAAAGGGAGGAACTGTTGGAAAGCCACTACCTGGTGTGGAG GCTAAAATTCTTTTAGATGATGGCGCTGGGAATGACACAAACGGAGTAGGCGAGCTTTGTATTAGAAGCCCTTCACAGTTTAAGGAATACTGGAAGCGACCAGAG GTGACAAAGGAATCTTTTATTGAAGGTGGGTTCTTTCTGACTGGGGATACAGTTAAAGTTGACGAGGATGGATACTACGTTATTTTGGGAC ATATCATGAAGGTCGGTGGTTACAAGTTATCTGCATTAGAGATTGAAGCAGTGATTTTAGAG CACCCGGTCGTGTCAGAGTGTTGTGTACTAGGTTTACCAGATAAAGACTATGGAGAAGCTGTCACTGCGATAATCGTACCCGAGGCAGATGCAAAGCAAAGAGCAAAAGAAGAGTTCAAACCAGCTGTCTGCTTAGAAGAACTACAGTTGTGGGCTAAGGATAAACTTGCTCCGTACAAA ATTCCAACGAGGTTGATATTGTGGGATTCACTTCCCCGCAATGCCATGGGAAAG GTGAACAAGAAGGAGCTAAAGACCAAGCTCGATTGCTGA
- the LOC113306460 gene encoding uncharacterized protein LOC113306460 has protein sequence MGAAATTPTTTQEYVQEEVPLESKISHVDGGVVVGRYRDGKKTPQPFFEVSNGNSVIRLRHVNTGNYVRRYNGIADSDSYRGCSTLLPKLQPDDNTDGFTFIDWESVVILPDLIRIKGDNENHLKACPYGFMNLSSKAENSSFFEYEVSPSRNGGIRLKSVQFGTYWTCVDPGYWVWLKKASTADHDTNTVFLPTILDGNRIMLRSLKNGLLCKRYTDAGRQNCLATLYNYPDVCSYMEIEEAFTSRKIENVKYHLTDARLYNEKTLALITDDSSNRTKHPQTSQVNLKTTVSNTTSWSISGSLELGVKFTGNLGVPLIASGELEISGQGIGTKQWGATTTENIEVGSVRTVTVPPMSRVKASLMATRVPYDIPFSYTQRDILKNGTTKVTERNDGVFTGHNGYDYKYDVIPLPLE, from the exons ATgggagcagcagcaacaactcctACCACTACTCAAGAGTATGTGCAGGAGGAGGTACCATTAGAAAGTAAAATTTCTCATGTTGATGGAGGAGTGGTTGTTGGTAGATACCGTGATGGCAAAAAAACTCCCCAA CCTTTTTTCGAGGTTTCAAACGGCAACAGTGTCATTAGGCTACGCCATGTAAATACCGGCAACTACGTTAGAAGGTACAACGGTATCGCCGATTCCGATAGTTATCGAGGTTGCTCGACTTTATTGCCTAAACTGCAGCCCGATGACAACACTGATGGGTTCACCTTCATTGACTGGGAATCTGTCGTTATATTGCCAGATCTTATCAGGATAAAGGGTGACAACGAGAACCACCTGAAGGCCTGCCCGTACGGGTTTATGAACCTGAGTTCCAAAGCCGAAAATTCTTCATTTTTTGAATACGAGGTGTCTCCAAGTCGCAATGGAGGCATACGCCTGAAAAGTGTTCAGTTTGGCACTTACTGGACATGCGTAGATCCTGGTTATTGGGTGTGGTTAAAGAAGGCGTCCACCGCAGACCATGACACCAACACCGTATTTTTACCCACGATACTTGATGGCAACCGCATCATGTTGCGAAGTTTGAAGAACGGCTTATTATGCAAGAGATACACAGATGCTGGTAGACAGAACTGCCTCGCCACACTTTATAACTATCCGGACGTGTGCAGCTACATGGAGATTGAGGAGGCGTTTACCTCAAGGAAGATCGAAAACGTCAAATATCACCTTACTGATGCAAGGCTTTACAATGAGAAAACTCTTGCACTAATCACTGATGATTCAAGTAATAGAACTAAACATCCCCAAACGTCACAAGTAAATCTCAAGACTACAGTTTCTAACACAACTAGTTGGAGTATAAGTGGCTCGTTGGAACTTGGTGTCAAGTTTACTGGCAACCTTGGTGTCCCACTCATAGCATCGGGTGAACTTGAGATTTCTGGTCAGGGTATCGGAACGAAACAATGGGGAGCAACGACGACCGAAAACATTGAAGTTGGGTCTGTGCGAACCGTCACTGTGCCACCTATGAGTAGAGTGAAGGCAAGCCTGATGGCAACGCGAGTTCCCTACGACATACCCTTCTCATACACTCAGCGCGACATCTTGAAAAATGGGACTACAAAAGTTACTGAAAGGAACGATGGCGTTTTTACTGGACACAACGGCTACGACTATAAGTACGACGTTATCCCGCTTCCTCTCGAGTGA